The following coding sequences are from one Saccopteryx bilineata isolate mSacBil1 chromosome 3, mSacBil1_pri_phased_curated, whole genome shotgun sequence window:
- the C3H1orf174 gene encoding UPF0688 protein C1orf174 homolog isoform X1 has protein sequence MRSRKLAGGVRSSARLRARSCSARLTSAQGVGIATSTKTVCQTFSSHKATDRRTSKKFKCDKGHLVKSELQKLVPKSESTSPPEVPLETPYKNEPPELAEDGQLPQGKEAGVSTVQETTGLPLGHSQVLSDACSARTDDGLSGALPGRELNSSSAVGGRPTPEPEQAQKPPLQMDSSVFLDDDSNQPMPVSQFFGNVELMQDLPPASSSCPSVSRREFRKMHFRAKEDEEEEDAEMKLVWTLEILQDTYGGNIKSILKNIFKLKLSSFLKCMGAK, from the exons CTCGCAGGGGGAGTGCGGTCCTCGGCACGCCTGAGAGCCCGAAGTTGCTCAGCCAGACTGACCTCTGCCCAGGGGGTCGGGATTGCCACGTCCACCAAGACAGTATGTCAG ACTTTCTCATCCCACAAAGCCACAGACAGGAGAACTTCCAAAAAGTTCAAGTGTGACAAAGGCCATCTTGTGAAATCGGAATTACAGAAACTGGTCCCTAAGAGCGAGAGTACTAGCCCACCCGAAGTGCCCCTGGAGACCCCTTATAAGAATGAGCCCCCAGAGTTGGCTGAAGACGGCCAGTTGCCCCAGGGAAAGGAAGCCGGCGTTTCCACAGTGCAGGAGACCACAGGCCTTCCCCTCGGTCACAGCCAAGTGCTGAGTGACGCTTGCTCAGCAAGGACTGACGATGGCCTCTCTGGGGCCCTTCCAGGAAGAGAACTGAACAGCAGCTCCGCAGTGGGGGGCAGGCCCACGCCGGAGCCAGAGCAGGCCCAGAAGCCACCCCTGCAGATGGACAGCAGCGTCTTCCTGGACGATGACAGCAACCAGCCCATGCCAGTCAGCCAGTTCTTCGGCAACGTGGAGCTCATGCAG GACCTCCCACCAGCGTCTTCATCTTGTCCTTCAGTGAGCAGACGAGAGTTCAGGAAGATGCACTTCCGAGCCaaagaggatgaggaagaggaggatgcgGAAAT GAAGCTCGTGTGGACCTTGGAAATTTTGCAAGATACATACGGGGgaaatataaaatctattttgaaaaatatctttaagCTGAAACtgtcttcctttctaaaatgtatGGGAGCAAAGTAG
- the C3H1orf174 gene encoding UPF0688 protein C1orf174 homolog isoform X2 produces the protein MRSRKLAGGVRSSARLRARSCSARLTSAQGVGIATSTKTVCQTFSSHKATDRRTSKKFKCDKGHLVKSELQKLVPKSESTSPPEVPLETPYKNEPPELAEDGQLPQGKEAGVSTVQETTGLPLGHSQVLSDACSARTDDGLSGALPGRELNSSSAVGGRPTPEPEQAQKPPLQMDSSVFLDDDSNQPMPVSQFFGNVELMQDLPPASSSCPSVSRREFRKMHFRAKEDEEEEDAEM, from the exons CTCGCAGGGGGAGTGCGGTCCTCGGCACGCCTGAGAGCCCGAAGTTGCTCAGCCAGACTGACCTCTGCCCAGGGGGTCGGGATTGCCACGTCCACCAAGACAGTATGTCAG ACTTTCTCATCCCACAAAGCCACAGACAGGAGAACTTCCAAAAAGTTCAAGTGTGACAAAGGCCATCTTGTGAAATCGGAATTACAGAAACTGGTCCCTAAGAGCGAGAGTACTAGCCCACCCGAAGTGCCCCTGGAGACCCCTTATAAGAATGAGCCCCCAGAGTTGGCTGAAGACGGCCAGTTGCCCCAGGGAAAGGAAGCCGGCGTTTCCACAGTGCAGGAGACCACAGGCCTTCCCCTCGGTCACAGCCAAGTGCTGAGTGACGCTTGCTCAGCAAGGACTGACGATGGCCTCTCTGGGGCCCTTCCAGGAAGAGAACTGAACAGCAGCTCCGCAGTGGGGGGCAGGCCCACGCCGGAGCCAGAGCAGGCCCAGAAGCCACCCCTGCAGATGGACAGCAGCGTCTTCCTGGACGATGACAGCAACCAGCCCATGCCAGTCAGCCAGTTCTTCGGCAACGTGGAGCTCATGCAG GACCTCCCACCAGCGTCTTCATCTTGTCCTTCAGTGAGCAGACGAGAGTTCAGGAAGATGCACTTCCGAGCCaaagaggatgaggaagaggaggatgcgGAAATGTAG